Proteins from one Staphylococcus sp. IVB6214 genomic window:
- a CDS encoding CDP-glycerol:glycerophosphate glycerophosphotransferase, which produces MEHQLTIIIPFYNAAEYIDSCISSVINQTNQKFELLIINDKTTDGSDNTLKQLLSRYGRDFTWLDLDKNSGHAHARNIALSYVETPYVMFLDADDTLAPYAIDVYLQYLGKYDALIAPISPFTVNVPNQFESSSLNVVKESIANNPTALIDQKSVSNIVFKTNIIKQYNIKFSTSQHIYSDFAFLISYSQLIQNYISLSGVSFYYCGEVYNPFNSTQIREQEFNRKFKDYISSFCHALDVTKKPVIRRYLLNMMLDTIYHSFDPSHPDIKERYYHHHKSISQILPLLKPVILKKKNLLFQLEMLMLKYHFVPAAWMINKLRYRSRLLKNIVLNKPTKHASYYMLYNSKRAVKNNTIVFESFGGKSYSDNPKCIYEYMKLRYPQYKYYWVAQNSETFKSPNNLNIVVKNSRAYYNLYKKAHVWVLNSRLPLHMQKKENQLYIQTWHGTPLKRLANDMHKVRIPNTTTALYKKNFYRATRRWDYLISPNKYSTEIFRSAFWMDTDRILEVGYPRNDLLVNHQDDKILQQDIRQSLKIPDGKKVILYAPTWRDDDYFYVGSYKFELTLDLSKLQKSLGDNYVILLRMHYFIANRLDLSGLEGFAIDVSGHPDISELFLISDALITDYSSVMFDYGILKRPQFFFAYDIDKYNQELRGFYMNYHKDLPGPIYQTTDELLTGLQNMSEVAINYREQIESFHQRFCSFETGTASKFIGDFIHQHIESRK; this is translated from the coding sequence ATGGAACATCAACTTACAATTATCATTCCATTTTATAATGCTGCTGAATACATAGATAGTTGTATATCGTCAGTCATCAATCAAACAAACCAAAAGTTCGAGTTATTAATTATAAATGATAAAACAACAGATGGTTCTGATAACACTCTTAAACAATTACTTTCACGATATGGTAGAGACTTTACATGGTTGGATTTAGATAAAAATAGCGGCCATGCTCACGCAAGGAATATCGCGTTAAGTTATGTTGAAACACCTTATGTAATGTTTCTAGATGCAGATGATACACTTGCACCATATGCCATAGATGTATATTTACAGTATTTAGGAAAATATGATGCTTTGATTGCACCTATTTCTCCATTTACAGTAAATGTGCCTAATCAATTTGAATCATCATCATTAAACGTTGTAAAAGAATCAATTGCAAATAATCCAACGGCACTTATTGATCAAAAATCGGTGAGTAATATTGTTTTCAAAACAAATATAATAAAACAATACAACATAAAATTTAGCACTTCTCAACACATATATAGTGATTTTGCTTTTCTAATTTCGTATTCACAATTAATACAAAATTATATTAGCTTATCTGGAGTTTCTTTTTATTATTGTGGGGAAGTTTATAACCCTTTTAATTCGACGCAAATACGTGAACAAGAGTTCAACAGAAAATTTAAAGACTATATTTCATCTTTTTGCCATGCACTTGATGTTACTAAAAAACCTGTTATACGTAGATATTTATTGAATATGATGCTCGATACAATTTATCATTCATTTGATCCAAGTCATCCAGATATTAAAGAACGCTACTATCATCATCACAAATCTATATCTCAAATATTACCTTTATTAAAGCCTGTTATACTCAAAAAAAAGAACTTATTATTTCAACTAGAAATGTTGATGTTAAAATATCATTTTGTACCAGCAGCATGGATGATCAACAAACTACGATATCGTAGCCGATTACTAAAAAACATTGTATTAAATAAACCAACAAAACACGCTTCATACTATATGCTGTATAACTCCAAGAGAGCAGTTAAAAACAACACTATCGTATTTGAATCCTTTGGTGGGAAAAGTTATAGTGATAACCCTAAGTGTATTTACGAATATATGAAATTACGATATCCACAGTATAAGTACTATTGGGTCGCCCAAAATTCAGAGACGTTTAAATCACCAAATAACCTAAACATAGTAGTAAAGAACAGTAGAGCATACTACAACCTTTATAAAAAAGCGCATGTTTGGGTACTAAATTCTCGTTTACCACTGCATATGCAGAAAAAAGAGAATCAGCTTTATATTCAAACATGGCACGGAACACCATTAAAACGCCTAGCAAACGATATGCATAAAGTACGCATTCCCAATACTACAACAGCACTATATAAAAAGAATTTTTACAGAGCAACACGTCGATGGGATTATCTCATTTCACCAAATAAATATTCTACGGAGATTTTTCGTTCTGCATTTTGGATGGATACTGATCGAATATTAGAAGTTGGGTACCCTCGTAATGATCTGCTCGTAAATCATCAAGACGACAAAATATTACAACAAGACATCCGACAGTCTCTAAAAATACCTGATGGTAAAAAAGTTATACTTTATGCCCCAACATGGCGTGATGATGATTATTTTTATGTCGGCAGCTACAAGTTTGAACTAACTTTAGACCTATCTAAACTTCAAAAATCATTAGGGGATAATTATGTTATATTATTACGCATGCATTATTTCATCGCTAATCGGCTTGACTTATCAGGTCTAGAAGGATTTGCAATTGATGTATCTGGTCACCCAGATATTTCTGAGTTATTTTTAATCAGTGACGCACTTATTACAGATTATTCATCAGTGATGTTTGACTACGGCATCTTAAAACGTCCACAATTCTTCTTTGCATATGATATTGATAAATATAACCAAGAACTTCGTGGGTTTTACATGAATTACCATAAAGATTTACCAGGTCCTATTTATCAAACGACTGATGAATTATTGACAGGATTACAAAATATGTCTGAAGTAGCAATAAACTATCGAGAGCAGATAGAATCATTTCATCAGCGCTTCTGTTCTTTTGAAACAGGTACCGCTTCAAAATTTATAGGGGACTTTATACATCAACATATAGAGTCTCGTAAATAA